A DNA window from Methanobacterium sp. contains the following coding sequences:
- a CDS encoding YbaN family protein: MEIKRLFLFSLGAVLFAIGAIGAVLPVLPTTPFILASFLCFGKSSKRAEKWISNNRYFGSYIENYKTRQGVPFDVKLKSIIFLWTTLIISLIIFSHANYLVILLLIVGTAVTAHILLLKTKNIDRPI; this comes from the coding sequence ATGGAAATAAAAAGGCTATTTTTATTTAGTTTAGGGGCTGTTCTATTTGCAATAGGTGCGATTGGAGCAGTACTTCCAGTACTGCCCACCACCCCATTCATTTTAGCCTCTTTCCTTTGTTTTGGTAAAAGTTCAAAAAGAGCTGAAAAATGGATTTCAAACAACCGCTACTTCGGAAGTTATATAGAAAACTATAAAACTAGACAAGGCGTGCCTTTCGATGTTAAGCTGAAAAGTATCATTTTTTTATGGACAACACTCATAATTTCATTAATTATTTTTTCTCATGCCAACTATCTTGTTATACTTCTACTTATTGTTGGAACAGCTGTAACAGCCCATATTTTACTGCTTAAAACAAAAAACATAGATAGACCAATATAA
- a CDS encoding ferrous iron transport protein A yields the protein MITTLNELKTGESGIIRSYNGKGELRKHLMEMGFVRGSNIEVKRIAPLGDPMEVKIKGYSISLRKEEAVNIEVEVT from the coding sequence ATGATAACAACATTGAATGAACTTAAAACAGGAGAATCGGGAATTATTAGATCCTACAACGGAAAAGGTGAACTTCGAAAACACCTTATGGAAATGGGATTTGTAAGAGGGTCAAATATTGAAGTAAAACGTATAGCACCCTTAGGAGATCCCATGGAAGTGAAAATCAAAGGATATTCCATATCTTTAAGAAAAGAAGAGGCAGTAAATATCGAAGTGGAAGTAACATGA
- the feoB gene encoding ferrous iron transport protein B, with the protein MEKIKIALAGNPNVGKSTLFNQLTGMKQHVGNWPGKTVEKKEGSFKYKGNEFDVIDLPGNYSLTAYSVEEIVSRDYIVDENPDVIVNIVDAANLERNLYLTVQMMELGANLVLALNMNKFADEKGFKINIHKLSQLLGIPVVKIEAVDKTGFNELMKKVLEVSKSPHNVSSRIEYGNEISEHVNQLEKIINKNVSTINAPSSWTALKLLENDKEVVKKIEETQKGPNVLSEVKKIQKHLNDVFGDDVDAAVTDARYGFIAGLMQESVQKPKIDKVTRSDLIDRVVTNKYLGIPIFLIIMWLTFQITFTAGAPFQDLIDSWFGWLGDTISAYLGPGFVTSFIVDGIIGGVGGVAVFIPMIFLLFLILAILEDSGYLARAAFVMDKLMHKLVGLHGKSFIPMILGFGCCVPGIMATRTLENEKDRFLTMLIVPFMSCSARLPVYALIIAAFFTAYQGWVLFSIYMLGIVVAIIMASIFKKTLFKGMSAPFVMELPPYRRPTVKGALLHMWERGYLFIRKMGTIILALSIVIWVLSSLPVGVEYGSQESITGQVGTAIAPVFAPLGFGEWQASVAVIFGFLAKEVVVSTFGTIYGVGEDSPGEQTSNEVSGDNASTEATSSQEEAPEEDAGFISAIQKLFTPLSAYAFMAFVLLYIPCLAVLSAIRRETNSWKWPAFSAGYTLVVAYVVSFTIYQGGLLLGFG; encoded by the coding sequence ATGGAAAAGATAAAAATAGCCCTGGCAGGAAATCCAAATGTTGGTAAAAGTACACTCTTCAACCAGTTAACTGGTATGAAACAGCACGTTGGTAACTGGCCTGGCAAAACTGTAGAAAAAAAAGAAGGAAGCTTCAAATATAAAGGAAACGAATTCGATGTAATTGATCTTCCTGGAAATTACAGCCTTACTGCTTACTCTGTTGAAGAAATAGTTTCAAGGGATTATATTGTTGATGAAAATCCAGATGTAATTGTTAATATTGTTGATGCTGCTAATTTAGAACGAAATCTATATCTAACTGTACAAATGATGGAACTAGGAGCTAATTTAGTTCTTGCACTCAATATGAATAAATTTGCAGATGAAAAAGGCTTTAAAATAAATATCCATAAATTATCCCAACTTTTAGGGATACCAGTTGTTAAAATTGAAGCTGTTGATAAAACAGGATTTAACGAACTGATGAAAAAAGTACTTGAAGTTTCAAAATCACCCCATAATGTTTCAAGTAGAATAGAATACGGAAATGAAATTTCTGAACACGTGAATCAGCTTGAAAAAATTATAAATAAAAATGTTTCAACAATAAACGCTCCTTCAAGCTGGACAGCTCTTAAACTACTTGAAAACGATAAAGAAGTTGTAAAAAAGATTGAAGAAACCCAAAAAGGACCAAATGTTTTATCAGAGGTAAAAAAAATTCAGAAACATTTAAACGATGTCTTTGGTGATGATGTTGATGCAGCAGTTACCGATGCTAGATACGGTTTTATAGCAGGACTTATGCAGGAATCAGTGCAAAAACCAAAGATAGACAAAGTAACCCGATCAGATTTAATAGATAGAGTAGTAACCAACAAATATCTAGGGATACCGATATTCCTGATTATAATGTGGCTTACATTCCAGATAACATTCACTGCAGGCGCACCATTCCAGGATCTTATTGATTCATGGTTTGGCTGGCTTGGAGATACCATAAGTGCATATTTAGGCCCAGGATTTGTGACATCATTCATCGTTGACGGAATAATAGGTGGTGTAGGCGGTGTGGCCGTATTTATACCTATGATCTTCCTGCTGTTCCTGATACTCGCCATACTGGAGGACAGTGGTTACCTGGCAAGAGCCGCATTTGTAATGGACAAATTAATGCATAAACTGGTTGGCCTGCATGGAAAATCATTTATACCCATGATACTTGGTTTTGGATGCTGTGTACCAGGCATCATGGCCACAAGGACCCTGGAAAATGAAAAGGATAGATTTTTAACCATGTTAATTGTTCCTTTCATGTCCTGCAGTGCAAGATTACCTGTTTATGCACTTATTATAGCTGCATTTTTCACCGCATACCAAGGGTGGGTTTTATTTTCAATCTACATGCTGGGAATAGTAGTAGCAATCATAATGGCATCCATATTTAAGAAAACATTATTTAAAGGAATGTCAGCACCTTTTGTTATGGAACTCCCACCATACAGACGACCAACTGTCAAAGGTGCTCTACTCCACATGTGGGAACGGGGATATCTCTTTATAAGAAAAATGGGTACAATCATCCTTGCTCTATCCATCGTGATATGGGTACTCAGCAGTTTGCCTGTTGGTGTGGAATATGGTTCACAGGAAAGTATCACTGGACAAGTCGGTACCGCTATAGCCCCAGTATTTGCACCTCTTGGTTTTGGTGAATGGCAAGCATCTGTTGCAGTAATATTCGGTTTCCTCGCTAAGGAGGTGGTTGTAAGTACCTTTGGTACCATCTACGGTGTCGGTGAAGATTCACCCGGTGAACAGACATCAAACGAAGTATCCGGTGATAACGCGTCAACTGAAGCGACATCATCTCAAGAAGAAGCACCTGAAGAAGATGCAGGATTTATATCAGCCATACAAAAATTATTCACTCCACTATCAGCGTATGCCTTCATGGCATTCGTACTGCTGTATATACCTTGTCTTGCAGTATTATCAGCGATAAGAAGGGAGACCAATTCATGGAAATGGCCAGCTTTCTCTGCAGGGTACACTCTGGTGGTTGCATATGTAGTTTCATTCACCATATATCAGGGCGGATTACTGTTGGGATTTGGTTAA
- a CDS encoding metalloregulator ArsR/SmtB family transcription factor, whose product MEEKDTCEIVCVHEDNVKEIKSKMLEDELLFEVSDNFKIFGDSTRLKILYALSKKDLCVCDLAAVLDMSQSAISHQLRVLRSKNLVKFRRKGKMAYYFLADDHVVSMIELGVEHTQEKL is encoded by the coding sequence ATGGAAGAGAAAGATACATGTGAAATTGTATGCGTGCACGAAGACAATGTTAAAGAAATAAAATCCAAAATGCTTGAAGACGAACTTCTCTTTGAAGTTTCTGATAATTTCAAGATATTTGGAGATTCAACCAGACTTAAAATACTGTACGCGTTATCTAAAAAGGATCTCTGTGTCTGTGATTTAGCCGCAGTACTTGATATGAGTCAATCCGCTATTTCACATCAGCTTCGGGTTTTAAGAAGTAAAAATTTAGTTAAATTCAGAAGAAAAGGTAAAATGGCCTATTATTTCCTTGCAGATGACCATGTCGTTTCAATGATCGAGCTTGGAGTAGAACATACCCAAGAAAAGCTTTAA
- a CDS encoding cation-translocating P-type ATPase, with amino-acid sequence MHDKEIISCRDDPYSENSSENKEKQDNCQIKKIENHCGSAENSAHSRKESTCEESDNSCGCGCSEVSNENEKNHNHNQHREHYDCDEHSGHNKKETNNSCSCGCEDTDEKGHETCEIESTSHTCGCGCSEGLLEEREPLWTRKNLFVMITSAVLLPVGLYFNYFTGQEIVSEILFLAVIALSGYEIIKSGIMGLLKGNFSMNLLMTIAVVVSFAIGSGAEGAVIIFLFYIAEFLEGYAGNRARKSIESLLKLAPDTSTVKINGKNVVLNVNEVKVNDILVVKPGEKISLDGIVTKGVSTVDQAAITGESIPVNKTEGDTVFGATLNGEGYLEIKVTKKSDETVLSKIINLIKESQKKKSNTESFIERFAKYYTPAVVLIAAAIATVPPLLFGQPLYTWIYRALVLLVISCPCAFLLSTPVAMVSGITASTRNGVLIKGSKYIEEMKNISTIVFDKTGTLTEGKLEVTDILTLNNYSNNEILQIAGSLESRSKHPLAEAVINYVEESDMDFKEVKDFKSITGNGVKGRIDGKMFYIGKKSLFKDNPEFPEELINKLQNEGKTTIILGNDNHILAVIGLMDRIRDLSKSTIAGLKERSIKTVMLTGDNECTAKAVSAKIGIDKYYSGLLPEDKVKIIDELLDKGECIAMIGDGVNDAPALARANVGIAMGAAGSDVAIETADIALMQDDISKINYLMDLSRKTMSVVKQNVSAALLIQLALAALAVFGFVSLWVAVTFGDVGLTLAVILNALQIGIKNKNDAIYENKRHDLNIDYPNLKLKG; translated from the coding sequence ATGCATGATAAAGAAATAATTTCCTGTCGAGATGACCCATACAGTGAAAACTCATCTGAAAATAAAGAAAAACAGGATAATTGCCAAATAAAAAAAATAGAAAATCACTGCGGCAGTGCTGAAAACTCAGCCCACAGCAGAAAAGAATCAACCTGTGAAGAATCAGATAATTCATGTGGCTGCGGCTGCAGCGAAGTTTCAAACGAGAATGAAAAGAACCATAACCACAATCAACACAGAGAACACTACGATTGTGATGAGCACTCTGGCCATAATAAAAAAGAAACAAATAATTCATGCAGCTGCGGCTGTGAAGATACAGATGAAAAAGGGCACGAAACATGTGAAATAGAAAGTACATCCCATACATGCGGATGTGGTTGCAGTGAAGGATTACTCGAAGAAAGAGAGCCTTTATGGACCCGGAAAAACCTCTTTGTTATGATTACATCAGCTGTACTGCTGCCTGTTGGGTTGTACTTCAACTACTTTACAGGGCAGGAAATAGTATCTGAAATCCTGTTTCTGGCAGTTATAGCATTATCAGGTTATGAAATAATTAAAAGCGGAATTATGGGTCTTTTAAAAGGTAATTTCAGCATGAATCTTTTAATGACAATTGCAGTTGTAGTTTCCTTTGCAATAGGATCCGGTGCAGAAGGAGCAGTTATTATATTTTTGTTCTATATCGCCGAGTTTTTAGAAGGTTATGCTGGAAATAGAGCACGTAAATCCATAGAAAGTTTATTAAAACTAGCTCCAGATACATCTACTGTTAAAATAAATGGTAAAAATGTTGTATTAAATGTAAATGAAGTAAAAGTGAATGATATCCTTGTTGTAAAGCCTGGTGAGAAAATTTCATTAGATGGAATCGTGACCAAGGGAGTATCCACAGTAGACCAGGCAGCAATTACTGGAGAAAGCATACCTGTCAATAAAACTGAAGGAGATACTGTTTTTGGAGCTACTTTAAATGGAGAAGGATATTTAGAAATTAAAGTAACCAAAAAATCAGACGAAACAGTGCTTTCAAAGATTATAAACCTCATAAAAGAGTCACAGAAGAAAAAATCCAATACTGAATCTTTTATTGAAAGATTTGCAAAATATTATACTCCTGCAGTTGTATTGATTGCAGCTGCAATAGCAACGGTGCCGCCGCTCCTATTTGGACAGCCATTATATACATGGATTTATAGAGCATTAGTTCTCCTGGTAATTTCATGTCCATGCGCATTTTTATTATCTACTCCTGTAGCTATGGTTTCAGGGATAACTGCAAGTACAAGAAATGGTGTACTGATTAAAGGTTCTAAATACATTGAAGAAATGAAAAACATTAGTACCATAGTCTTTGATAAAACAGGTACCCTTACAGAAGGAAAATTAGAAGTGACCGATATTTTAACCCTGAATAATTATTCTAATAATGAAATTCTTCAAATAGCAGGTTCACTGGAATCTAGATCTAAACATCCCCTTGCAGAAGCAGTTATAAACTATGTTGAAGAATCAGATATGGACTTTAAAGAAGTTAAAGACTTTAAATCAATTACTGGAAACGGTGTTAAAGGCCGTATAGATGGAAAAATGTTTTATATTGGTAAAAAAAGTCTCTTTAAAGATAATCCAGAGTTTCCTGAAGAATTAATAAACAAACTTCAAAATGAGGGTAAAACCACCATAATTCTTGGAAATGATAATCACATACTTGCTGTAATAGGGTTAATGGATAGAATAAGAGACCTTTCAAAAAGTACCATTGCCGGACTTAAAGAAAGAAGTATTAAAACTGTCATGCTTACTGGAGATAATGAATGTACTGCAAAAGCCGTATCAGCCAAAATAGGAATTGATAAGTATTATAGTGGGCTTTTACCTGAAGATAAAGTCAAAATAATTGATGAACTGCTTGATAAAGGCGAATGTATTGCAATGATTGGAGATGGTGTAAACGACGCCCCTGCACTTGCAAGGGCCAATGTAGGTATCGCTATGGGTGCTGCAGGATCAGACGTAGCAATAGAAACAGCCGATATAGCATTAATGCAGGATGACATCTCAAAAATCAATTATCTCATGGACTTAAGTAGAAAAACCATGTCTGTAGTTAAACAAAACGTTTCAGCAGCTCTTTTAATCCAACTGGCACTTGCAGCACTTGCAGTATTTGGGTTTGTATCTCTATGGGTGGCAGTTACCTTTGGAGATGTGGGTTTAACACTTGCTGTTATCTTGAATGCGCTGCAAATAGGAATTAAAAATAAGAATGATGCTATTTATGAAAATAAAAGACATGACCTCAATATAGATTACCCTAATCTTAAATTGAAAGGTTAA
- the cfbA gene encoding sirohydrochlorin nickelochelatase — protein sequence MHANLDSNDSEIGILLVGHGSSLPYGQEVLHKLAEEYRKNSDYPVEVGFMNIAEPSIAAAVDTLKKKQVEKIIIVPAFIAHGIHTKQDIEYVLRLRDDKRPSKIHNFDESERIDFDGEIIYTEPFGADSRIVEIVEEKVNNSIKPLEKV from the coding sequence ATGCATGCAAATCTAGATTCAAACGATAGTGAAATAGGCATTTTACTTGTTGGACATGGAAGCAGTTTACCCTATGGACAGGAAGTTCTCCATAAACTGGCAGAAGAATATAGAAAAAATTCAGATTACCCAGTTGAAGTAGGATTCATGAATATAGCAGAACCATCAATAGCTGCTGCAGTTGATACCCTTAAAAAAAAGCAGGTGGAGAAAATAATCATTGTACCTGCATTTATAGCACATGGAATCCATACAAAGCAAGATATTGAATACGTTCTCCGCTTAAGAGATGATAAACGGCCATCAAAAATCCATAATTTTGATGAAAGTGAAAGAATTGATTTCGATGGGGAAATTATTTATACTGAACCATTTGGTGCTGATTCAAGGATCGTAGAAATAGTTGAAGAAAAGGTGAATAACTCAATTAAACCACTTGAAAAAGTTTAA
- a CDS encoding cation-translocating P-type ATPase produces MEKIIDFKRFKNDPEYRTIILTVISGIFLLISWLGLLKDVLPFDPAIISIVISGTPILLEAAEGLITRFDLKANVLVSIALIASAAIGEYFAAAEIAVIMMIGEILEDRTVRKSQESVKKLIQLTPQTARIKSSAGEKEISIEQVKIGDIILVRPGESIPVDGIIIKGHTSINQSIITGESMPVDKTVGDEAFVGTLNHLGAIEIKATKVGGDTSLAKLIRLVKESEDKKAPVVRITDRVATVIVPLAVLASIVTYLLTRDITRLVTILVVFCPCALVLATPTAIMAGIGNASRKGILIKSGEALENAGRIDTIAFDKTGTVTSGNPEVIDIISLNNRYDEDTVLSLASAAEKFSEHPLGKAVYVKAKEMSLNIAEPQKFKIILGKGVMALINGKNVMVGNQKMIETTEEQSQFIKSYENQGKTVLIVEVEDSVIGLITVADKIKNKSMETIQQLKEMGINKILLITGDNKNVAHSIAKQVGINDIYAEQLPEGKVHVIEDQLKNNNKICMVGDGINDAPALAISNVSVAMGALGADVAIETADISLMSDDISKIPELIDLSKKVMGTININIAAPILINFAAIMLAAFGIIGPVAGALIHNLGSVLVVANSSRLIKYRMNHSPPKKIKNLNMHYPLKTER; encoded by the coding sequence ATGGAGAAAATTATCGACTTCAAAAGATTTAAAAACGATCCTGAATATCGGACAATTATTTTAACTGTAATTTCAGGAATATTTCTTTTAATCAGCTGGTTGGGATTGCTAAAAGATGTTTTACCCTTTGATCCTGCCATAATAAGCATTGTAATCAGCGGTACCCCCATACTACTTGAAGCAGCAGAAGGATTAATCACCAGATTTGATTTAAAGGCAAATGTTCTGGTGAGCATTGCTCTCATTGCATCAGCTGCAATTGGCGAATACTTTGCAGCTGCAGAAATTGCAGTTATTATGATGATTGGAGAAATACTTGAAGATAGAACTGTTAGAAAATCACAGGAAAGTGTTAAAAAACTTATTCAGCTGACTCCACAGACAGCACGGATAAAGAGCTCTGCCGGAGAGAAAGAAATTTCTATTGAACAGGTAAAAATTGGAGATATTATCCTCGTCAGACCTGGAGAATCAATCCCTGTAGACGGAATTATAATAAAAGGACATACATCCATAAATCAATCCATTATTACAGGAGAATCAATGCCTGTTGACAAAACTGTGGGTGATGAAGCCTTTGTTGGTACATTAAACCATTTAGGGGCTATTGAAATAAAAGCAACCAAAGTTGGTGGAGATACTTCTCTTGCAAAATTGATAAGGCTTGTTAAAGAATCAGAAGATAAAAAAGCACCGGTTGTTAGAATTACGGATAGAGTAGCCACAGTAATTGTACCGCTTGCAGTGCTCGCATCTATAGTTACCTACTTACTGACCAGAGATATCACGCGGCTGGTCACAATTCTTGTTGTATTCTGCCCTTGTGCACTGGTACTTGCAACTCCAACAGCAATCATGGCAGGCATAGGCAATGCATCACGTAAAGGAATTTTAATTAAAAGCGGTGAAGCATTGGAAAATGCAGGAAGAATTGATACAATTGCATTTGATAAAACAGGTACAGTTACAAGCGGTAATCCAGAAGTAATCGATATTATTTCACTAAATAACAGATACGATGAAGATACTGTTCTATCACTGGCATCAGCAGCAGAAAAATTTTCAGAACATCCATTAGGTAAAGCAGTTTACGTAAAGGCAAAAGAAATGTCACTAAATATAGCTGAACCTCAAAAATTTAAAATAATACTAGGTAAAGGAGTTATGGCTTTAATAAATGGTAAAAATGTCATGGTCGGAAACCAAAAGATGATTGAAACAACTGAGGAACAGTCCCAGTTTATTAAATCCTATGAAAACCAGGGAAAAACTGTTTTGATAGTTGAAGTAGAAGATTCAGTAATTGGGCTGATAACTGTTGCAGATAAAATAAAAAATAAATCCATGGAAACAATACAGCAGCTCAAAGAGATGGGTATAAATAAAATTCTACTGATTACCGGAGATAATAAAAATGTCGCGCATTCAATTGCAAAACAGGTGGGTATAAATGATATTTACGCTGAACAGCTCCCTGAGGGTAAAGTGCACGTAATTGAGGATCAATTAAAAAATAACAATAAGATTTGTATGGTTGGTGATGGAATCAACGATGCCCCTGCTCTAGCCATATCCAATGTAAGCGTGGCAATGGGCGCACTTGGTGCTGATGTCGCCATAGAAACTGCAGACATTTCATTAATGTCAGATGATATAAGCAAAATTCCAGAATTAATCGACCTTTCAAAGAAAGTTATGGGCACAATAAATATAAATATAGCAGCGCCCATCTTAATCAACTTTGCAGCCATCATGCTTGCTGCATTTGGAATTATTGGACCTGTAGCTGGTGCTTTAATCCATAATTTGGGGTCGGTACTGGTAGTAGCTAATTCATCAAGATTGATAAAATACCGCATGAATCATAGCCCCCCGAAAAAAATTAAAAATTTAAATATGCATTATCCTCTTAAAACTGAAAGATAA
- a CDS encoding DNA helicase PriA yields MQCKLCGCIFDETKKPETCKHCIGSSCNKIKCPNCGYEVLPEFKIESKLVNFLKRRIKSENK; encoded by the coding sequence ATGCAATGCAAACTTTGCGGATGCATTTTTGATGAAACCAAAAAACCCGAAACCTGTAAACACTGTATAGGATCAAGTTGTAATAAAATTAAATGTCCCAACTGCGGATATGAAGTTTTACCTGAGTTTAAAATAGAATCCAAACTTGTAAACTTCTTAAAAAGGAGAATTAAAAGTGAGAATAAGTGA
- a CDS encoding FeoA family protein codes for MKKGQSCKIAYIKPGKYEKSHNILSLLPGNEVKIIQTAPSPVFQVENIQIAVDSAMGNNIYVDHLE; via the coding sequence ATGAAAAAAGGGCAGTCATGTAAAATAGCTTATATTAAACCGGGAAAATATGAAAAATCACACAATATACTGTCACTTTTACCCGGAAACGAAGTTAAAATAATTCAAACAGCCCCATCACCAGTATTTCAGGTAGAAAACATCCAGATTGCAGTAGACAGTGCCATGGGAAATAACATATATGTGGATCACTTAGAATAA
- a CDS encoding TIGR00300 family protein gives MDTREIKLSGHIIDSLTLPKTLDLIMDMGGDFEILDVNIGKQKKDVSHAKIRVIGNDESHLGEILDELSEIGAVISEIKEIELVPSTKDKTLPEDFYSTTNHPTQVRYNGQWIEVEDIEMDCMIVIDPESKRAFCKPIGRIEEGDLVAVGREGIKVEPPERPRGKKGVFEFMSSEASSEKPVRSIVKNIASEIREIKKRNGKIAIVAGPAIVHTGSAPILARMIREGIIDVLFAGNALATHDIENDLYGTSLGICTKSGEAVVRGHRHHIYAINEINKAGSIKEAVEKGVLKSGIMYECVKNNAPFVLAGSIRDDGPLPDVITDVIQAQDEMRKYAQDVDMVIMIATMLHSIAVGNILPSYVKSICVDINPATVTKLADRGSAQVVGVVTDVGAFLPILYESLEGLECIKD, from the coding sequence ATGGATACAAGAGAAATTAAACTTTCAGGTCATATAATAGATTCATTAACACTTCCAAAGACCCTTGATCTTATAATGGATATGGGAGGGGACTTTGAGATTCTTGATGTTAACATAGGTAAACAGAAAAAAGATGTAAGCCATGCTAAAATCAGAGTTATAGGAAATGATGAATCTCATTTAGGTGAAATTCTTGATGAATTAAGCGAGATAGGGGCAGTTATTTCTGAAATTAAGGAAATCGAACTTGTTCCATCCACAAAAGATAAGACTCTCCCTGAAGACTTTTATTCCACCACCAACCACCCTACACAGGTGAGATATAATGGGCAATGGATAGAAGTTGAAGACATTGAAATGGACTGTATGATTGTAATTGATCCAGAAAGCAAACGCGCATTTTGCAAGCCAATAGGGCGGATCGAAGAGGGAGACTTAGTGGCTGTTGGAAGAGAAGGTATCAAAGTGGAACCTCCTGAAAGGCCAAGGGGTAAAAAAGGAGTCTTTGAATTCATGTCAAGTGAAGCATCTTCTGAAAAGCCTGTAAGATCCATAGTAAAAAATATAGCTTCAGAAATCAGGGAAATTAAAAAGAGGAATGGAAAGATAGCTATAGTAGCAGGTCCTGCAATAGTACATACTGGATCAGCTCCAATTTTAGCTAGGATGATAAGGGAAGGAATTATAGACGTACTGTTTGCTGGAAATGCCCTTGCAACACACGATATTGAAAATGATCTATATGGAACTTCTCTTGGAATATGTACAAAAAGTGGTGAAGCTGTTGTTAGAGGCCACAGGCACCATATTTACGCAATTAATGAAATTAACAAGGCAGGTTCAATAAAAGAAGCTGTTGAGAAAGGAGTGTTAAAAAGCGGGATCATGTACGAGTGTGTTAAAAATAACGCCCCATTCGTGCTTGCAGGATCCATTAGGGATGATGGACCACTTCCAGATGTTATAACTGATGTTATCCAGGCTCAAGATGAAATGCGTAAATATGCTCAGGACGTTGACATGGTAATCATGATTGCAACAATGCTCCATTCCATAGCAGTTGGTAATATACTCCCATCATACGTAAAGAGTATATGTGTAGATATAAACCCTGCAACAGTTACAAAACTTGCAGACAGGGGAAGCGCGCAGGTTGTGGGCGTTGTAACAGATGTCGGAGCATTTTTACCTATCCTTTATGAAAGTTTGGAAGGTTTGGAGTGTATTAAAGACTAA
- the speB gene encoding agmatinase has protein sequence MLFYTESPLQFAFSKLWGEVESADDTKKFGFIGIPFDSTSTYKPGSRFGPRAVREASYNFERYNIILDKNLDVSLFDFGDIEVIQGNFEKTSSIIEFTVKEILDKGILPVAVGGEHTISSGILKALDVENTTIIHFDAHMDLRDEYMGEKYSHATVMRRIFDLNPKDMIQIGIRSCSADEMSFAKENKITYFTPHEVNKNIELVKNVIKNIEGPLYVTVDIDVLDPAYAPGVGTPSPCGLNPFQLESLIHCLKDKKVIGFDLVEVSSSEIGDITSINSAKIIYDFLAVQ, from the coding sequence ATGCTTTTTTATACAGAAAGCCCTTTACAATTTGCTTTTTCGAAATTATGGGGTGAGGTTGAATCAGCAGATGATACTAAAAAATTTGGTTTTATAGGCATTCCCTTTGATAGCACTTCCACCTACAAACCAGGTTCAAGATTTGGTCCAAGGGCAGTTCGTGAAGCTTCTTATAATTTTGAAAGATATAACATAATTTTAGATAAAAATTTAGATGTATCTCTTTTTGATTTTGGTGATATTGAAGTAATTCAAGGTAATTTTGAAAAAACATCTTCAATTATAGAATTTACGGTTAAAGAAATTTTAGATAAAGGTATCCTTCCAGTGGCTGTAGGTGGAGAACATACCATAAGTTCTGGAATATTGAAAGCTCTTGATGTTGAAAATACTACTATTATCCATTTTGATGCCCATATGGATTTAAGAGATGAATATATGGGTGAAAAGTATTCACATGCTACTGTAATGCGCCGAATATTTGATTTAAATCCAAAAGACATGATCCAGATTGGTATAAGGTCTTGTTCTGCAGATGAAATGTCATTTGCAAAGGAAAACAAAATAACATATTTCACGCCTCATGAAGTTAATAAAAATATAGAACTGGTTAAAAATGTAATAAAGAACATTGAAGGGCCGTTATATGTAACTGTAGATATTGACGTGCTTGATCCGGCTTATGCTCCGGGTGTTGGTACTCCATCTCCATGCGGATTAAACCCATTTCAACTGGAAAGCCTAATTCATTGTTTAAAAGATAAGAAAGTCATTGGATTTGATTTAGTAGAAGTTTCATCATCTGAAATTGGGGATATAACTTCTATAAACAGTGCAAAAATTATCTATGATTTTTTAGCTGTTCAGTAA